One Nocardia iowensis DNA window includes the following coding sequences:
- a CDS encoding MFS transporter, with amino-acid sequence MAIGPTDTMHRRSDTAIWTLVAVAVATFMLMLDLTVVNVALPDIRAAFDSSFSSLQWILDSYALGLAAILLAAGSLADRIGRRTVFNAGMIIFALSSLACGLAPNVFVLIVARLVQGLGGAILFAVGPALLGHEFRGKDRGVAFGVFGAVTGLAIAFGPLIGGGLTETAGWRWIFLINVPLAIGALVLGVLKMRESRSYTTPPVDWPGMITFSAGLFFLVLALLRGQEDGWASARIILCFLVAVLLLAWCARSQITRRSRAMFDLNLFRNNTFGGLSVVTALCAFTVMPALFLLISYVQNQLGYSALASGIRFLPLTLLLFVAAAIAGGLVTRLAPAVLVGTSQLLIAAGLAAVCLVDVDSGWTALIPAMVLIGLGMGMFNPPRAALSIAVTIPDKAGMASGVNETFQQAGLAIGIAAVGAFFQNRVGDAFAESEAARTMLGDKVSEISDVIAAGGGAHVASTGPVRAAAEAAFLDGLHQAMLLAAVLAAISGLIAFATLRRGDLNEAALATPGVPAEDDNVTRPLRLPDTGRAAVQLRKER; translated from the coding sequence ATGGCCATCGGACCGACCGACACCATGCACCGGCGATCGGACACCGCGATCTGGACCTTGGTCGCGGTGGCCGTGGCCACCTTCATGCTGATGCTCGACCTGACCGTGGTGAACGTAGCCCTACCCGATATCCGTGCGGCCTTCGACTCCTCGTTCTCCTCACTACAGTGGATTCTCGACTCCTACGCGCTCGGCCTTGCCGCGATCCTGCTGGCCGCGGGTTCCCTGGCGGACCGCATCGGTCGGCGGACCGTCTTCAACGCGGGGATGATCATCTTCGCGCTGTCCTCACTCGCCTGCGGGCTGGCGCCGAATGTGTTCGTGCTCATCGTGGCCCGGCTCGTCCAGGGGCTCGGCGGCGCAATACTTTTCGCGGTCGGCCCGGCGCTGCTCGGCCATGAGTTCCGAGGCAAGGACCGCGGCGTGGCCTTCGGGGTGTTCGGTGCGGTGACCGGTCTCGCGATCGCCTTCGGGCCGCTGATCGGCGGCGGCCTCACCGAAACGGCCGGTTGGCGGTGGATCTTCCTGATCAATGTGCCGCTCGCCATCGGCGCGCTCGTTCTGGGTGTGCTGAAGATGCGCGAATCCCGCAGCTACACAACACCACCGGTGGACTGGCCGGGCATGATCACCTTCTCGGCCGGGCTGTTCTTCCTGGTTCTCGCGCTGCTGCGGGGTCAGGAGGACGGCTGGGCGAGCGCCAGGATCATCCTCTGTTTCCTGGTCGCGGTGCTCCTGCTGGCCTGGTGCGCCCGGTCCCAGATCACCCGGCGCAGCCGTGCGATGTTCGACCTGAACCTGTTCCGCAACAATACTTTCGGCGGTCTCTCGGTCGTTACCGCACTGTGCGCGTTCACCGTCATGCCCGCCCTGTTCCTGCTCATCTCCTACGTCCAGAACCAACTCGGCTACTCGGCGCTGGCCAGCGGAATCCGCTTCCTGCCCTTGACATTGCTGCTGTTCGTGGCGGCCGCCATCGCGGGTGGGTTGGTCACCCGGTTGGCGCCCGCCGTGCTGGTCGGCACCTCGCAGCTGTTGATCGCCGCGGGCCTGGCGGCAGTCTGCCTGGTGGACGTGGACTCCGGCTGGACCGCACTCATCCCCGCCATGGTCTTGATCGGGCTCGGCATGGGCATGTTCAATCCGCCGCGGGCCGCGCTGTCGATCGCCGTGACCATCCCCGACAAGGCGGGCATGGCTTCCGGGGTCAACGAGACCTTCCAGCAGGCCGGCCTCGCCATCGGTATCGCGGCCGTCGGCGCGTTCTTCCAGAACCGGGTCGGCGATGCCTTCGCCGAGTCGGAAGCGGCCCGAACCATGCTGGGCGACAAGGTGTCCGAGATATCCGACGTGATCGCCGCGGGCGGCGGTGCGCACGTGGCGAGTACCGGGCCGGTCCGGGCGGCCGCGGAAGCGGCCTTCCTCGACGGACTCCATCAGGCGATGCTGCTCGCCGCCGTACTCGCCGCGATCTCGGGACTGATCGCCTTCGCCACCCTGCGCCGCGGCGACCTGAACGAGGCCGCCTTGGCAACGCCCGGCGTGCCCGCCGAGGACGACAACGTCACCCGCCCGCTCCGGCTGCCCGACACTGGGCGCGCCGCCGTGCAGTTACGCAAAGAGCGATAG
- a CDS encoding AAA family ATPase — MYLIGGQRREHIKLAISGTYGVGKSTATEALSIATGIPRTHALTSRELLVDLVPGKTVMELNSIELLQLGLRRFEERVHNESRDGSFISDGSVVHEWVYGTARMAVGINPGASWALRTVKSVAGLGRKQPLREYVDIFGDVVKDRARYLYDAFVHLPVEFPMKTDGHRPVSEPFRKLSDESLIAVVKELGLPYEIVGGSVYDRVTRIIELFDLDTVMPVEQAMAQAQNRVASATKVLEQDDRFQAAQRKKSLARRVSYAMRY; from the coding sequence GTGTACCTGATCGGCGGACAACGACGTGAGCACATCAAGCTGGCCATCTCCGGCACCTACGGCGTAGGCAAGAGCACAGCCACCGAGGCGTTGTCGATCGCCACCGGCATCCCGCGCACCCATGCGCTGACCTCGCGCGAGTTGCTGGTCGACCTGGTGCCGGGCAAGACGGTCATGGAGCTGAACTCGATCGAGCTGCTACAGCTCGGGCTGCGCCGGTTCGAGGAGCGGGTACACAACGAATCACGCGACGGCTCTTTCATTTCCGACGGATCGGTGGTGCACGAATGGGTGTACGGCACCGCCCGGATGGCGGTCGGCATCAATCCTGGCGCCTCATGGGCATTGCGGACGGTGAAGTCGGTGGCGGGCCTCGGGCGAAAGCAGCCGCTGCGTGAATACGTGGACATCTTCGGCGATGTGGTCAAGGACCGGGCCCGCTACCTGTACGACGCGTTTGTGCACCTGCCCGTCGAATTCCCGATGAAGACCGACGGGCATCGCCCGGTCTCGGAGCCGTTTCGGAAGCTGTCCGACGAGAGTTTGATCGCCGTGGTCAAAGAGCTCGGGCTGCCCTATGAGATCGTCGGCGGCTCGGTGTACGACCGGGTCACCCGGATTATCGAGTTGTTCGACCTCGACACGGTCATGCCGGTGGAGCAGGCCATGGCGCAGGCGCAGAACCGGGTCGCCAGCGCCACCAAGGTGCTCGAGCAAGACGACCGGTTCCAGGCGGCGCAGCGCAAGAAGTCACTGGCACGCCGCGTCTCCTATGCCATGCGGTACTGA
- the purH gene encoding bifunctional phosphoribosylaminoimidazolecarboxamide formyltransferase/IMP cyclohydrolase, whose amino-acid sequence MTERKAISRALVSVYDKTGLIELATGLHAAGVELVSTGSTASKIADAGIPVTKVEDLTGFPETLDGRVKTLHPRVHAGILADFRKQEHVDQLAELGVEAFQLVVVNLYPFTQTVASGASPDECVEQIDIGGPSMVRAAAKNHPSVGVVVDSADYDDVLAAVKSGGFTLAERTALAAKAFQHTASYDVAVASWLTNTLVPAVGESAPAAAGATELFPGWLGGTWERAAVLRYGENPHQGAALYTNNDGSLGLAQAQQLHGKEMSYNNYTDADAAWRAAYDHNAPTVAIIKHANPCGIAIGADIAAAHRKAHACDPVSAFGGVIAANREVTVEMAEQVAEIFTEVIVAPGYADGAVEVLQRKKNVRILIAEPPRRAGAELRPISGGALLQQRDILDAAGDDPANWTLAAGEAADAETLADLEFAWRACRAVKSNAILLANDGASVGVGMGQVNRVDAVQLAVQRAGDRAKGSVAASDAFFPFPDGPQQLVQAGIRAIVQPGGSVRDQETIDLAREAGVTLYLTGSRHFAH is encoded by the coding sequence GTGACTGAGCGCAAGGCGATCAGCAGGGCGCTGGTGAGCGTCTACGACAAGACGGGCCTCATCGAGCTCGCCACCGGTCTGCACGCCGCTGGCGTCGAGCTGGTGTCGACCGGGTCGACCGCGAGCAAGATCGCCGACGCGGGTATCCCGGTGACCAAGGTCGAGGACCTCACCGGCTTCCCGGAGACCCTCGACGGCCGGGTGAAGACGCTGCACCCACGGGTGCACGCGGGCATCCTCGCGGACTTCCGCAAGCAGGAGCACGTCGACCAGCTGGCCGAGCTGGGTGTCGAAGCCTTCCAGCTGGTGGTGGTGAACCTGTACCCGTTCACCCAGACCGTGGCCAGCGGGGCGAGTCCCGACGAGTGCGTCGAGCAGATCGACATCGGCGGACCGTCGATGGTGCGTGCCGCGGCGAAGAACCATCCGTCGGTCGGCGTGGTCGTCGACAGCGCTGACTACGACGACGTACTCGCCGCCGTGAAATCCGGCGGCTTTACCCTGGCCGAGCGGACCGCGTTGGCGGCCAAGGCATTCCAGCACACCGCGAGTTATGACGTCGCGGTGGCGAGCTGGCTGACGAACACGCTGGTCCCCGCGGTCGGCGAGAGTGCGCCTGCGGCCGCGGGTGCTACCGAGCTGTTCCCCGGCTGGCTCGGCGGAACCTGGGAGCGCGCCGCGGTGCTGCGCTACGGCGAGAACCCGCACCAGGGCGCCGCGTTGTACACCAACAACGACGGCAGCCTCGGGCTGGCGCAGGCACAGCAGTTGCACGGCAAGGAGATGTCGTACAACAACTACACCGATGCCGATGCCGCGTGGCGCGCCGCCTACGACCACAACGCGCCGACGGTGGCGATCATCAAGCACGCCAACCCCTGTGGCATCGCGATCGGCGCCGACATCGCGGCGGCGCACCGCAAGGCGCATGCCTGCGATCCGGTGAGCGCGTTCGGCGGCGTGATCGCGGCCAACCGCGAGGTCACCGTGGAGATGGCCGAGCAGGTCGCGGAGATCTTCACCGAGGTGATCGTGGCTCCCGGCTACGCCGACGGTGCGGTAGAAGTGTTGCAGCGCAAGAAGAACGTGCGCATCCTGATCGCCGAACCGCCGCGGCGCGCGGGTGCCGAGCTGCGCCCGATCAGCGGCGGCGCGTTGCTGCAGCAGCGCGACATCCTCGACGCGGCGGGCGACGACCCGGCCAACTGGACGCTGGCGGCGGGCGAGGCGGCCGACGCCGAGACCCTCGCCGATCTCGAATTCGCCTGGCGCGCTTGCCGTGCCGTGAAGTCCAACGCGATCCTGCTCGCCAACGACGGCGCCTCGGTCGGCGTCGGCATGGGACAGGTCAACCGGGTGGACGCGGTGCAACTGGCCGTGCAACGGGCGGGTGACCGCGCCAAGGGTTCGGTCGCGGCCTCGGACGCGTTCTTCCCGTTCCCGGACGGCCCGCAGCAGCTCGTCCAGGCGGGCATCCGGGCCATCGTGCAGCCCGGCGGCTCGGTCCGTGACCAGGAAACCATCGACCTGGCCCGCGAGGCCGGCGTGACGCTGTACCTGACCGGTTCCCGCCACTTCGCCCACTGA
- a CDS encoding LysM peptidoglycan-binding domain-containing protein: protein MGDTLRVGEELGLGQSLQGGAYTLTLQDDGNLVLSEPDGNVVWSTLTHNQGVERATLQDDGNFVLYKGEGSAWSTETNGKDADRLVVQADRNVVLYGKDGSALWASDTKTDNPLQAPEPEPVAEASAAEEVPPPPPAPEARTYTVEPGDTLWAIAERFYGDGNRYQEIADASGIPNPDAINPGQVLTIP, encoded by the coding sequence GTGGGCGACACACTGCGCGTTGGCGAAGAACTCGGACTGGGTCAGTCCCTGCAGGGTGGTGCTTACACCCTTACGCTGCAGGACGACGGAAATCTCGTGCTGTCCGAGCCGGACGGAAATGTGGTGTGGTCCACCCTGACTCACAATCAGGGTGTCGAGCGCGCGACCCTGCAGGACGACGGCAACTTCGTGCTGTACAAGGGTGAGGGTTCGGCCTGGTCCACCGAGACCAATGGCAAGGATGCCGATCGGCTGGTCGTACAGGCGGACCGCAATGTGGTGCTGTACGGCAAGGACGGCAGTGCGCTGTGGGCCTCGGACACCAAGACCGACAACCCGCTGCAGGCCCCGGAGCCGGAGCCGGTCGCCGAGGCGTCCGCCGCCGAAGAGGTTCCGCCCCCGCCGCCTGCCCCCGAGGCCCGCACCTACACGGTCGAGCCGGGCGACACCCTGTGGGCGATCGCCGAGCGCTTCTACGGTGACGGCAACCGCTACCAGGAGATCGCGGACGCCAGCGGCATCCCGAACCCGGACGCGATCAACCCCGGCCAGGTGCTGACCATCCCGTAA
- the purN gene encoding phosphoribosylglycinamide formyltransferase gives MTPPHAPWTPAAAPATVVVLASGTGSLLRALLDAASAADFPAKIVAVGVDRTCAATEHAEAAGVPHFKVALNDFPDRAAWDAALTDAVAGYAPDLVVSAGFMKILGPAFLDRFGGRIINTHPALLPAFPGAHGVRDALAYGVRVTGSTVHLVDAGVDTGPILAQEAVPVLPDDDEASLHERIKVVERRLLAQVVAAVATRGIVSDGRKAVIPDERVLR, from the coding sequence CTGACGCCCCCGCATGCCCCGTGGACACCCGCCGCGGCCCCGGCGACCGTCGTCGTGCTCGCCTCGGGCACCGGGTCCCTGTTGCGCGCGCTGCTCGACGCGGCGAGTGCCGCGGACTTCCCCGCGAAGATCGTCGCGGTCGGCGTCGACCGCACCTGCGCGGCCACCGAGCACGCCGAAGCCGCGGGCGTACCGCATTTCAAGGTGGCGCTGAACGACTTTCCCGATCGCGCCGCCTGGGACGCCGCGCTGACGGACGCGGTCGCCGGGTACGCACCCGATCTGGTGGTCTCCGCCGGGTTCATGAAGATCCTCGGCCCGGCCTTTCTCGACCGGTTCGGCGGCCGAATCATCAATACCCATCCCGCGCTGCTGCCCGCCTTCCCGGGCGCGCACGGAGTGCGCGACGCGCTCGCCTACGGCGTGCGGGTCACCGGCTCGACCGTGCACCTGGTCGACGCGGGCGTCGACACCGGGCCGATCCTCGCGCAGGAGGCGGTGCCGGTGCTGCCCGACGACGACGAGGCCAGCCTGCACGAGCGCATCAAGGTGGTCGAACGGCGGTTGCTGGCGCAGGTCGTCGCCGCCGTCGCGACGCGGGGCATTGTTTCCGACGGACGAAAGGCAGTTATCCCAGATGAGCGAGTACTTCGGTGA